In one Nicotiana tomentosiformis chromosome 6, ASM39032v3, whole genome shotgun sequence genomic region, the following are encoded:
- the LOC138894248 gene encoding uncharacterized protein encodes MGWIENIFKQMMEKIADFDAQLASHNTSIHNLEVQLCQISQALNTLQKGALPSDTVVNPKDADETSNDVLANEEVGIDIDENVKETQEEVNPSRENVTDMPEPVVPKAKVPMPRPPTPYPQILAKQNNENQFKKFIDMMKSLSINVSLVKALEQMPGYAKFMKDLGLGNQDPHP; translated from the exons ATGGGATGGATTGAAAACAtatttaagcaaatgatggagaaaatcGCCGACTTCGAtgcccaattagcctcccacaacacttctatccacaacttggaggttcaactttgccaaatttctcaagctttaaatactctccaaaagggggcactacctagtgatactGTGGTGAACCCGAAAG ATGCTGATGAGACAAGCAATGATGTTCTAGCTAATGAAGAAGTggggattgatattgatgaaaatgtgaaggagacgcaagaagaagtgaacccgtctagggagaaCGTGACTGACatgccggaaccggtagtgccaaaggctaaggtaccaatgccaaggcctcctactccataccctcaaatacttgcaaagcaaaacaatgagaatcaattcaagaaattcattgatatgatgaaaagtttgtccataaatgtgtcGTTGGTTAaagccttagaacaaatgccgggatatgccaagttcatgaaggatttg GGattaggcaaccaagacccacatccatga